Proteins encoded within one genomic window of Mesorhizobium sp. AR10:
- a CDS encoding HPr kinase/phosphorylase, with protein MKSGNRFSDKNTLEPVTEAENIHGTALLIGERGVLITGPSGAGKTTLALVLIDHCRARGLFSRLIGDDRLLAAARAGRLICRVPATIAGLAEVPGFMPRPLPFEPGGVIDLHIRLVPKHERDRFQEDFSEPIAGCPVPRIDLIERNVATALPAVMARLSIAPFI; from the coding sequence GTGAAAAGTGGGAACCGGTTTTCGGACAAGAACACGCTTGAGCCGGTCACTGAGGCTGAAAACATTCACGGAACGGCGCTTCTGATCGGCGAACGCGGTGTGCTCATCACCGGACCGTCCGGCGCCGGCAAAACGACACTGGCGCTGGTGCTCATCGACCATTGCCGGGCGCGAGGGCTGTTTTCACGGCTGATCGGGGACGACAGGCTGCTTGCGGCCGCTCGCGCCGGGCGGCTGATCTGCCGCGTACCCGCGACCATTGCCGGCCTCGCGGAAGTGCCGGGTTTCATGCCGCGACCGCTGCCGTTCGAGCCGGGCGGGGTGATCGACCTCCATATCCGGTTGGTGCCGAAGCATGAGAGGGACCGCTTTCAGGAAGACTTCAGCGAGCCGATCGCGGGCTGTCCGGTACCGCGGATCGATCTAATCGAGCGCAACGTTGCGACGGCCTTGCCGGCCGTAATGGCGCGGCTGTCGATTGCGCCTTTCATATGA
- a CDS encoding sensor histidine kinase, whose protein sequence is MAVDVERSRRTGAVRRSRILPAFLSRITVPMRRFLGHHIFSSLTRRILFLNLAGLAVLVTGILYLQTFRDGLIDARVESLMTQGEIIAGAIAASATVETDSISIDPEKLLELQAGESLGPGSDQLDNLDFPINPERVAPVLRRLISPTRTRARIYDRDANLLLDSRHLYSRGQILRYDLPPVEEEEPDLVERMQKFVFDFFRNTELPVYHEQPGGNGAAFPEVVKALTGSPSTIVRISEQGEQIVSVAVPIQRFRAVLGVLMLSTEGGDIDKIVAAERRAILRVFGIAALVTAILSMLLASTIANPLRRLSAAAVRVRRGVKNREEIPDFSDRQDEIGNLSIAIRDMTNALYARIEAIESFAADVSHELKNPLTSLRSAVETLPLAKNDNSRSRLMEIIQHDVRRLDRLITDISDASRLDAELAREDAGTVDLKKFITDLVAVSREATRNKKAVEIEFKVAKLPQGVKGYFVVGHDLRIGQVITNLIENARSFVPEEHGHIAMSLARAGKFNIVTIDDNGPGIRADNIDRIFERFYTDRPTGEAFGQNSGLGLSISRQIVEAHGGTLTAENIPGTKPGEIKGARFVVTLPAEG, encoded by the coding sequence ATGGCAGTGGATGTCGAGCGGAGCAGGCGGACGGGCGCTGTCAGGCGGTCGCGGATTCTGCCCGCATTCCTGTCGAGAATAACGGTGCCGATGCGCCGATTCCTCGGCCACCATATCTTTTCCAGCCTGACGCGGCGCATCCTCTTCCTCAACCTTGCCGGCCTTGCCGTGCTGGTCACCGGCATCCTCTATCTCCAAACGTTTCGCGACGGGCTGATCGATGCCCGCGTCGAAAGCCTGATGACCCAGGGCGAGATCATCGCCGGCGCAATTGCGGCGTCGGCGACGGTCGAGACCGATTCGATCAGCATCGATCCGGAAAAACTGCTTGAGCTGCAAGCCGGCGAAAGCCTCGGACCCGGCTCCGACCAGCTCGACAATCTGGATTTCCCGATCAATCCGGAACGCGTGGCGCCGGTGCTCAGGCGGTTGATTTCGCCGACGCGGACGCGCGCCCGCATCTACGACCGCGATGCCAATCTGTTGCTCGATTCGCGCCATCTCTATTCGCGCGGCCAGATCCTTCGCTACGACCTGCCGCCAGTCGAGGAGGAAGAGCCTGATCTTGTCGAGCGGATGCAAAAATTCGTCTTCGATTTCTTCCGCAACACCGAACTGCCGGTCTATCACGAACAGCCGGGCGGCAACGGCGCCGCGTTTCCGGAAGTGGTCAAGGCGCTCACCGGCAGCCCATCGACCATCGTGCGGATCAGCGAGCAGGGCGAGCAGATCGTTTCTGTCGCCGTGCCGATCCAGCGTTTCCGCGCCGTTCTCGGCGTGCTGATGCTGTCGACGGAAGGCGGCGACATCGACAAGATCGTGGCGGCCGAACGCAGGGCGATCCTGCGCGTCTTCGGCATTGCTGCCCTTGTCACCGCCATCCTGTCGATGCTCTTGGCCTCGACCATCGCCAACCCGTTGCGCCGGTTGTCGGCAGCGGCGGTGCGGGTGCGGCGCGGCGTCAAGAACCGTGAGGAAATCCCCGACTTCTCCGACCGGCAGGACGAGATCGGCAATCTGTCGATCGCCATACGCGACATGACCAATGCGCTCTACGCCCGCATCGAGGCGATCGAAAGCTTTGCGGCCGACGTGTCGCATGAGCTGAAGAACCCGCTGACGTCGCTGCGCAGCGCGGTGGAAACCCTGCCGCTGGCCAAGAACGACAATTCGCGCAGCCGGCTGATGGAGATCATCCAGCACGATGTAAGGCGGCTTGACCGTCTGATCACCGATATTTCCGACGCCTCCCGCCTTGATGCCGAACTGGCGCGTGAAGATGCCGGAACGGTGGACCTGAAGAAGTTCATCACCGATCTCGTCGCCGTTTCGCGCGAAGCCACGCGCAACAAGAAGGCGGTCGAGATCGAATTCAAGGTCGCCAAACTGCCGCAAGGCGTCAAAGGCTACTTCGTCGTCGGCCATGATCTCAGGATCGGCCAGGTCATCACCAATCTGATCGAGAATGCCCGCTCCTTCGTTCCCGAGGAACACGGTCACATCGCCATGTCGCTGGCGCGCGCCGGCAAGTTCAACATCGTCACCATCGATGACAACGGCCCCGGCATCCGGGCCGACAACATCGACCGCATCTTCGAACGTTTCTACACCGACCGGCCGACCGGCGAGGCGTTCGGCCAGAATTCAGGCCTCGGCCTATCGATCAGCCGGCAGATCGTCGAAGCCCATGGCGGCACGCTGACCGCCGAGAACATCCCGGGCACCAAGCCCGGCGAGATCAAAGGTGCGCGCTTCGTCGTGACGCTGCCGGCCGAAGGCTGA
- a CDS encoding phosphoenolpyruvate carboxykinase has product MSEVGKRNPACAIDRIGLKTSGVVRYNFGAGQLYEQAIGRGEARLTAHGALVAETGQHTGRSPKDKFVVRDETSGPHVWWDNNKAIAPAQFETLLADFRAHAADKDLYVQDLIGGADEGLKLTTRVVTELAWHSLFIRNLLIRPKAAELENFVAEMTIIDLPSFRADPVRHGTRTETVIAVDLARKIVLIGGTSYAGEMKKSVFTMLNYLLPAKGVMPMHCSANEGPDGDAAVFFGLSGTGKTTLSADPSRTLVGDDEHGWGPHGIFNFEGGCYAKTIKLSAEAEPEIFATTRRFGTVLENVVLDADRVPDFDDGRLTENTRCAYPLDFIPNASKTGRASHPKNIIMLTADAFGVMPPIARLTPAQAMYHFLSGYTAKVAGTEKGVTEPEATFSTCFGAPFMPRHPSEYGNLLRELIARHDVDCWLVNTGWTGGAYGTGRRMPIKATRALLAAALDGSLKTSGFRTDANFGFEVPVAVAGVDNSILDPRSTWADKSAYDRQAARLVGMFAVNFEKFEPHVDAIVLGAAPRMREAAE; this is encoded by the coding sequence ATGTCGGAAGTCGGCAAACGCAATCCCGCATGCGCGATCGATCGGATCGGTCTCAAAACTTCAGGCGTGGTGCGCTATAATTTCGGCGCGGGTCAACTTTACGAGCAAGCGATCGGCCGCGGCGAGGCCCGGCTGACCGCACATGGCGCGCTGGTCGCCGAGACCGGGCAGCATACCGGCCGCTCGCCCAAGGACAAATTCGTCGTGCGCGACGAAACCAGCGGGCCCCATGTCTGGTGGGACAATAACAAGGCGATCGCGCCTGCCCAGTTCGAGACGCTGCTTGCCGATTTTCGCGCCCATGCAGCAGACAAGGACCTCTATGTGCAGGACCTCATCGGCGGCGCCGACGAAGGGCTGAAGCTGACGACCAGGGTGGTGACCGAACTGGCCTGGCACTCCTTGTTCATTCGCAATCTGCTGATCCGCCCCAAAGCCGCCGAGCTCGAGAATTTCGTGGCTGAGATGACGATCATCGACCTGCCATCGTTCCGCGCCGATCCCGTCCGCCACGGCACCCGCACCGAAACCGTCATCGCTGTCGATCTTGCGCGCAAGATCGTGCTGATCGGCGGCACCTCCTATGCCGGCGAAATGAAGAAGTCCGTGTTCACCATGCTCAACTATCTGTTGCCGGCGAAGGGTGTCATGCCGATGCATTGCTCGGCCAATGAAGGGCCTGACGGTGACGCCGCCGTCTTCTTCGGCCTGTCGGGGACCGGCAAGACGACGCTGTCGGCCGATCCGTCGCGGACATTGGTCGGCGACGACGAGCATGGCTGGGGTCCGCACGGCATCTTCAATTTCGAAGGCGGCTGCTACGCCAAGACGATCAAGCTCTCCGCCGAAGCGGAGCCGGAGATCTTCGCCACCACCCGGCGTTTCGGCACGGTGCTGGAGAATGTCGTGCTCGACGCGGATCGCGTGCCGGATTTCGATGACGGCCGGCTGACCGAAAACACCCGCTGCGCCTATCCGCTCGATTTCATTCCCAACGCCAGCAAGACGGGCCGTGCCAGCCATCCGAAGAACATCATCATGCTGACCGCCGACGCCTTTGGCGTCATGCCGCCGATCGCGCGGCTGACCCCGGCGCAGGCGATGTATCATTTCCTCTCCGGCTATACGGCCAAGGTGGCCGGAACCGAAAAGGGCGTCACCGAGCCCGAAGCAACGTTCTCGACCTGTTTCGGTGCGCCGTTCATGCCGCGCCACCCGTCGGAATACGGCAATCTGCTGCGCGAGCTGATCGCCCGCCACGACGTCGATTGCTGGCTGGTCAACACCGGCTGGACCGGTGGCGCTTACGGCACCGGCCGTCGCATGCCGATCAAGGCGACGCGGGCGCTCCTCGCCGCCGCGCTCGACGGCTCGCTGAAGACGTCCGGCTTCCGCACCGACGCAAATTTTGGTTTCGAGGTGCCGGTGGCGGTTGCCGGCGTCGACAACTCCATTCTCGATCCGCGATCGACCTGGGCCGACAAATCAGCCTATGACCGGCAGGCGGCAAGGCTGGTCGGCATGTTCGCCGTCAACTTCGAAAAATTCGAACCGCATGTCGACGCCATTGTGCTGGGTGCTGCGCCGCGCATGCGTGAAGCTGCGGAATAA
- a CDS encoding alpha-ketoglutarate-dependent dioxygenase AlkB family protein has translation MLVLPKGVRHMPGYLSRAVQEVLVDDVRKVVQEAPLFVPAMPRTGKEMSVRMTNCGALGWVTDKEHGYRYQPTHPVTGTHWPPIPELLMQLWREVSAYPQPPEACLVNFYAQDARMGLHQDRDETDFSAPVVSVSLGDDCLFRVGQTTREGATRSFRLKSGDVVVLGGEGRLCFHGVDRIYPSTSALLKNGGRINLTLRRVNLP, from the coding sequence ATGCTCGTTCTGCCCAAAGGCGTCCGCCACATGCCCGGTTACCTGTCGCGTGCCGTACAGGAAGTGCTGGTCGACGATGTGAGGAAGGTCGTGCAGGAGGCCCCGCTGTTCGTGCCGGCCATGCCGCGCACCGGCAAGGAGATGAGCGTGCGGATGACCAATTGCGGTGCGCTCGGCTGGGTCACCGACAAGGAGCATGGCTATCGCTATCAGCCGACCCACCCTGTCACCGGAACGCACTGGCCGCCGATCCCGGAGCTGCTGATGCAGTTGTGGCGAGAGGTTTCGGCCTATCCGCAGCCGCCGGAGGCCTGCCTGGTCAATTTCTATGCGCAAGACGCCAGGATGGGCCTGCACCAGGATCGCGACGAGACCGATTTCTCGGCGCCCGTGGTTTCCGTCTCGCTGGGTGACGATTGCCTGTTCAGGGTCGGCCAGACGACGCGCGAAGGGGCGACCCGATCGTTCAGGCTGAAAAGCGGCGATGTCGTCGTGCTTGGCGGTGAGGGCCGCCTCTGCTTCCACGGCGTCGACCGTATTTACCCCTCGACCTCGGCGCTGCTGAAGAACGGCGGGCGCATCAACCTGACGCTGCGCCGGGTGAATTTGCCTTGA
- a CDS encoding PTS sugar transporter subunit IIA — MIGLVLVTHGQLAAEFRHAVEHVVGPQDNFETVAIGADDDMEQRRSDIVDAVARVDTGSGVIVLTDMFGGTPSNLAISVMESGRTEVIAGMNLPMLIKLSSIRKGDNMTAALDEAQAAGRKYINVASQLLSSK, encoded by the coding sequence ATGATCGGACTCGTGCTTGTAACGCACGGTCAACTGGCCGCCGAGTTCCGCCATGCCGTGGAACATGTCGTGGGGCCACAAGACAATTTCGAAACCGTGGCGATCGGCGCCGATGACGATATGGAGCAGCGACGCAGCGACATCGTCGACGCCGTGGCGCGCGTCGACACCGGGTCGGGCGTCATCGTGCTGACCGACATGTTCGGTGGCACGCCCTCCAATCTGGCCATCTCGGTGATGGAATCCGGCCGTACCGAAGTCATCGCCGGCATGAACCTGCCGATGCTGATCAAGCTGTCCAGCATTCGCAAGGGCGACAACATGACCGCCGCGCTCGACGAGGCGCAGGCTGCGGGGCGCAAATACATCAACGTCGCCAGCCAGCTTCTGAGCAGCAAATGA
- a CDS encoding response regulator transcription factor, producing the protein MATIALVDDDRNILTSVSIALESEGYRVETYTDGASALEGLAARPPNLAILDIKMPRMDGMELLRRMRQKSDLPVIFLTSKDDEIDELFGLKMGADDFIRKPFSQRLLVERVRAVLRRASAREAAAKTPSQQARSLERGQLVMDQERHTCTWKGEPVTLTVTEFLILHSLAQRPGVVKSRDALMDSAYDEQVYVDDRTIDSHIKRLRKKFKAVDDDFEMIETLYGVGYRFREA; encoded by the coding sequence ATGGCAACAATCGCGCTTGTCGATGACGACCGCAACATTCTGACTTCGGTGTCGATTGCCCTCGAATCCGAGGGGTATCGCGTCGAGACCTACACGGATGGGGCGTCAGCACTGGAAGGCCTGGCGGCGCGCCCGCCGAATCTTGCCATCCTCGACATCAAGATGCCGCGCATGGACGGTATGGAGCTTCTGCGCCGGATGCGCCAGAAGTCCGACCTGCCGGTCATCTTCCTGACGTCGAAGGACGACGAGATCGACGAGCTTTTCGGCCTCAAGATGGGCGCCGACGATTTCATCCGCAAACCCTTTTCCCAGCGTCTTCTGGTCGAGCGGGTCCGCGCCGTGCTGCGCCGGGCCAGCGCCCGCGAGGCGGCGGCCAAGACGCCCAGCCAGCAGGCTCGCTCGCTCGAACGCGGCCAGCTCGTCATGGACCAGGAACGTCACACCTGCACCTGGAAGGGCGAGCCGGTGACGCTAACCGTCACCGAGTTCCTGATCCTGCATTCGCTGGCCCAGCGTCCCGGTGTGGTAAAAAGCCGTGATGCGCTGATGGATTCGGCCTATGATGAACAGGTCTATGTCGACGATCGCACCATCGACAGCCACATCAAGCGGCTGCGCAAGAAGTTCAAGGCCGTCGATGATGACTTCGAGATGATCGAAACCCTTTACGGAGTCGGATACCGGTTCCGCGAAGCATAA
- a CDS encoding arginase family protein, with protein sequence MNVSIILASYDSGHYHGGCGQGPDALVAGGLAEALRLAGHDIAVHDIGRVGDEQGREIATGFAVCNAVSGEVRIARDRGRFPIVLAGNCLTSAGAVAGEGADAIIWADQHGDLNTPDTSTSGFLDGMALAAVLGLCWRPMAAQIPGFKAIDPARCVLVNARDLDTAEKPLLETLPVIRTECPGWDGAAQRLRSTGAERIHLHLDLDVHDPEDLQANRYASPGGPAPEQLRRAVCGMAGSLPIFGLTISAYDPAFDAKGDVPPLVGELLVELLATVEKR encoded by the coding sequence GTGAATGTCTCGATCATTCTGGCGTCCTATGACAGCGGCCACTATCACGGCGGCTGCGGCCAGGGTCCGGATGCGCTGGTCGCCGGCGGGCTGGCCGAGGCGCTCAGGCTTGCCGGTCACGACATTGCGGTCCATGACATCGGCAGAGTGGGGGACGAGCAGGGGCGGGAAATCGCAACGGGATTCGCGGTCTGCAACGCCGTTTCGGGCGAGGTCCGCATTGCCCGTGACAGAGGCCGGTTTCCCATCGTCCTGGCCGGCAACTGCCTGACCAGCGCCGGCGCGGTGGCCGGCGAAGGCGCCGATGCCATCATCTGGGCCGACCAGCATGGCGACCTCAACACGCCCGATACCTCAACATCGGGGTTTCTAGACGGCATGGCGCTGGCGGCCGTGCTCGGACTTTGCTGGCGACCGATGGCAGCGCAGATCCCCGGGTTCAAGGCAATCGATCCCGCCCGCTGCGTGCTGGTCAACGCGCGCGACCTCGACACTGCGGAAAAGCCATTGCTGGAGACATTGCCGGTCATCCGGACGGAATGCCCGGGCTGGGACGGGGCGGCGCAAAGGCTGAGGAGCACCGGCGCCGAGCGCATCCATCTGCATCTCGATCTCGACGTGCACGACCCCGAAGATCTGCAGGCCAACCGCTACGCCAGCCCCGGCGGCCCGGCGCCGGAGCAACTGCGCCGGGCGGTCTGCGGCATGGCCGGCTCGCTGCCCATCTTCGGCCTCACCATCTCCGCCTACGATCCGGCATTCGACGCCAAGGGCGACGTGCCACCGCTGGTGGGTGAGTTGCTGGTCGAATTGCTCGCAACGGTGGAGAAGCGCTGA
- the coaA gene encoding type I pantothenate kinase — MDQLAPTEKYSPFRFFSAEQWSQFRADTPLTLTEDEINRLRSLNDPVDLEEVKRIYLSLSRLLSAHVEASQLLFRQRQVFFNALDVVKTPFIIGIAGSVAVGKSTTARVLKELLARWPSSPKVDLVTTDGFLLPNEVLRRDNLMERKGFPDSYDVGALLRFLSGIKSAQRNVRAPVYSHLTYDVIPGEFVAIDRPDILIFEGINVLQPGKLPKDGKIVPFLSDFFDFAIYIDADEKLIHHWYIARFMRLRETAFRNPDSFFHRYSQLSEDSARAIAEGLWANINLKNLRENIVPTRARADLILRKGANHLVEEVALRKL, encoded by the coding sequence ATGGATCAGCTCGCTCCCACCGAGAAGTATTCACCCTTCCGTTTCTTTTCGGCCGAGCAGTGGTCGCAGTTTCGCGCCGACACGCCGCTGACGCTCACAGAAGACGAGATCAACCGCCTGCGTTCGCTGAACGACCCGGTCGACCTCGAAGAGGTCAAGCGCATCTATCTTTCGCTGTCGCGGCTGCTGTCGGCGCATGTCGAGGCGAGCCAGCTGCTGTTCAGGCAGCGCCAGGTCTTCTTCAACGCGCTCGATGTGGTCAAGACGCCGTTCATCATCGGAATTGCCGGTTCCGTCGCGGTCGGCAAATCGACCACGGCGCGCGTGCTGAAGGAATTGCTGGCGCGCTGGCCCTCGAGCCCGAAAGTCGATCTCGTCACCACCGATGGTTTCCTGCTGCCCAACGAGGTTCTGCGCCGCGACAATCTGATGGAGCGGAAGGGCTTTCCCGACAGCTACGATGTCGGCGCGCTGCTGCGCTTCCTGTCGGGCATCAAGTCGGCGCAGCGCAATGTCCGTGCGCCGGTCTATTCGCATTTGACCTATGACGTCATTCCCGGCGAGTTCGTCGCCATCGACCGGCCCGACATCCTGATCTTCGAAGGCATCAACGTCCTACAACCGGGCAAACTGCCGAAGGACGGCAAGATCGTGCCGTTCCTTTCGGACTTCTTCGACTTCGCCATCTATATCGATGCCGATGAGAAACTGATCCATCACTGGTACATCGCCCGCTTCATGCGGCTGCGCGAAACCGCCTTCCGCAATCCGGATTCCTTCTTCCACCGCTATTCGCAGCTTTCCGAGGATTCGGCCCGGGCCATTGCCGAGGGCCTGTGGGCCAACATCAATCTGAAGAATTTGCGCGAGAACATCGTGCCGACGCGGGCGCGGGCCGATCTCATCCTGCGCAAGGGCGCCAACCATCTGGTCGAGGAAGTGGCGCTCAGGAAACTGTGA
- a CDS encoding HPr family phosphocarrier protein, whose translation MNALLPERDQVVREFPIVNQRGLHARASAKFVQVASGFNASVHVEKDGVKVGGTSIMGLMMLAASPGYSIRVTASGPEAEQVIDALEQLVASRFGEEA comes from the coding sequence ATGAACGCGCTGTTGCCGGAGAGGGACCAGGTCGTCCGCGAGTTTCCGATCGTCAACCAGCGCGGGCTGCATGCGCGCGCCTCGGCCAAGTTCGTTCAGGTCGCCAGCGGCTTCAACGCCTCGGTCCATGTCGAGAAGGACGGCGTCAAGGTCGGCGGCACCTCGATCATGGGCCTGATGATGCTGGCGGCAAGCCCCGGCTATTCGATCCGCGTCACCGCCAGCGGGCCCGAAGCCGAGCAGGTCATCGACGCGCTGGAGCAGCTGGTCGCGTCGCGCTTCGGCGAGGAAGCCTAA
- a CDS encoding phosphoribosyl-ATP diphosphatase, producing MAEFSLPDLEKIIRERAQSGDPDSWTAKLFARGMDKAAQKLGEEAVETVIAAVKGERQALVSESADLMYHWLVVLGIAGIPLSEVLKELEGRTGRSGIAEKASRP from the coding sequence ATGGCTGAGTTTTCGCTCCCCGATCTGGAGAAAATCATCCGCGAGCGCGCGCAGTCCGGCGACCCGGATTCGTGGACGGCAAAGCTGTTCGCGCGCGGTATGGACAAGGCGGCGCAGAAACTCGGCGAGGAAGCCGTCGAAACGGTGATCGCTGCCGTCAAGGGCGAGCGACAAGCTCTCGTTTCGGAAAGTGCCGATCTTATGTATCATTGGCTCGTCGTTCTCGGCATCGCCGGCATTCCGCTTAGCGAGGTGCTCAAGGAGCTCGAAGGGCGCACCGGGCGCTCGGGCATCGCCGAAAAGGCGTCTCGGCCCTGA
- the arfB gene encoding alternative ribosome rescue aminoacyl-tRNA hydrolase ArfB, translating into MNADDKIIIADDAVIHPGDLHEDFIRSSGPGGQNVNKVATAVQLRFDAANAPGLSERVRERTIKLAGQRATKDGVIVIEAGRYRTQEQNRADARARLTALVAKAAEPPPPPRKKTRPSKGAVERRLKSKAGRGTIKKLRGRVEND; encoded by the coding sequence ATGAATGCCGACGACAAGATCATTATTGCCGACGATGCGGTGATCCATCCGGGCGACCTGCACGAGGATTTCATCCGCTCGTCCGGTCCGGGTGGCCAGAACGTCAACAAGGTGGCGACGGCGGTGCAGTTGCGCTTCGATGCCGCCAATGCACCGGGACTGTCGGAGCGCGTCCGCGAGCGAACCATAAAGCTCGCCGGCCAGCGCGCCACCAAGGACGGCGTTATCGTCATCGAGGCCGGCCGCTACCGCACGCAGGAGCAGAACCGGGCGGATGCGCGTGCAAGGCTGACGGCGCTGGTCGCCAAGGCCGCTGAACCGCCACCGCCGCCGCGCAAGAAGACGAGGCCGTCGAAAGGTGCGGTCGAGCGGCGGCTGAAGAGCAAGGCCGGGCGCGGCACAATCAAGAAATTGCGCGGCCGGGTGGAGAACGATTAA
- a CDS encoding phosphatase PAP2 family protein, with the protein MSSEIVQRLSHANRFSTWLAREKRRNATIYATIFAFVLLTWLVATIRGDSILPHIFEYTGRIVRFLPLLGSILVVVVGSYALVQGRHGSPVSIAVATLKGMSNTLARGFWACVVLVLFMAAFLYNKTMIPIVAPFQWDETFAQWDSNLLGGYQAWQIIQPIVGTPWVTRLLDIAYTLWILMVFLFWVGLLVSPCVPERLRLHYWRATVISWILIGLVMATLFSSAGPCYFAEMVPGAPSPYADLKRYLDEVAAIYPLSSSSTKDFLWQVYIGQVDLPGGISAMPSMHNAQAALFAAVAYSIDRRFGHAMLAYAVLIFFGSIHLGWHYAVDGIVGIAAALVIWWVCMKFGQRRATPLS; encoded by the coding sequence ATGTCTTCCGAAATTGTGCAGCGCCTTTCGCATGCGAACCGGTTTTCGACGTGGCTCGCGCGCGAGAAGCGCCGTAATGCGACGATCTATGCGACGATCTTTGCATTCGTCCTCCTAACCTGGCTGGTCGCGACAATCAGGGGCGATTCGATCTTGCCCCATATTTTTGAGTATACCGGCCGAATTGTGCGCTTTTTGCCTTTGTTGGGCTCTATCCTCGTTGTCGTTGTCGGTTCCTATGCGCTCGTTCAGGGCCGCCATGGGTCACCGGTCAGCATCGCGGTCGCTACCCTCAAAGGTATGTCGAATACCCTTGCGCGTGGTTTCTGGGCTTGCGTGGTGTTGGTTCTCTTCATGGCGGCATTTCTCTACAATAAAACGATGATTCCGATTGTCGCCCCCTTCCAGTGGGACGAAACTTTCGCCCAATGGGATTCAAATCTCTTGGGTGGGTATCAGGCTTGGCAAATCATTCAGCCGATTGTCGGCACGCCTTGGGTCACCCGACTTTTAGATATTGCGTACACCCTCTGGATACTGATGGTGTTCTTGTTCTGGGTGGGGCTGCTTGTCAGCCCGTGCGTGCCTGAGCGGCTCCGTCTTCACTACTGGAGGGCGACGGTCATTTCCTGGATCCTGATCGGCCTGGTCATGGCAACGTTGTTCTCTTCTGCAGGGCCTTGTTACTTCGCGGAAATGGTGCCGGGCGCGCCCTCGCCATATGCCGATCTGAAGCGCTATCTCGACGAGGTTGCTGCGATCTATCCGCTGTCATCATCCTCGACGAAGGATTTTCTTTGGCAGGTCTACATTGGCCAAGTCGACTTGCCCGGTGGCATCTCGGCCATGCCCAGCATGCATAATGCGCAGGCGGCATTGTTTGCTGCAGTCGCATACTCCATCGATCGCAGGTTCGGTCACGCCATGCTGGCCTATGCGGTGCTGATCTTCTTCGGCTCGATCCACCTCGGATGGCACTACGCCGTGGACGGCATTGTCGGCATTGCCGCGGCACTCGTCATCTGGTGGGTTTGCATGAAATTTGGCCAGAGACGAGCGACACCCCTCTCGTGA
- the hisF gene encoding imidazole glycerol phosphate synthase subunit HisF: protein MMLKARVIPCLDVKNGRVVKGVNFVDLIDAGDPVEAAKAYDAAGADELCFLDITASSDNRETIFDVVARTAEQCFMPLTVGGGVRQVADIRKLLLAGADKVSINTAAVQNPDFVTEAADKFGNQCIVVAIDAKKVSAAGEADRWEIFTHGGREKTGIDAVEFARQMVDRGAGEILLTSMDRDGTKAGYDIALTRAIADAVRAPVIASGGVGTLDHMVEGIRDGHAGAVLAASIFHFGTYTIAQAKAHMALAGLPMRLDSPVQSKPQRL from the coding sequence CTGATGCTGAAGGCCCGCGTCATCCCCTGTCTCGACGTCAAGAACGGCCGCGTCGTCAAGGGCGTCAATTTCGTCGACCTGATCGATGCCGGCGATCCGGTCGAGGCGGCAAAGGCCTATGACGCGGCCGGCGCCGACGAACTCTGCTTTCTCGACATCACCGCCTCGTCCGACAACCGCGAGACGATCTTCGATGTCGTTGCCCGCACGGCCGAGCAATGTTTCATGCCGTTGACCGTCGGCGGTGGCGTGCGCCAGGTCGCCGACATCAGAAAGCTGCTTCTGGCCGGGGCCGACAAGGTGTCGATCAACACGGCTGCGGTGCAGAACCCGGATTTCGTCACTGAAGCGGCCGACAAGTTCGGCAACCAGTGCATCGTCGTCGCCATCGACGCCAAGAAAGTGTCCGCTGCAGGCGAGGCTGACCGCTGGGAGATTTTCACCCATGGCGGCCGTGAAAAGACCGGCATCGACGCGGTCGAATTCGCTCGGCAGATGGTCGATCGCGGCGCCGGCGAGATCCTTTTGACATCGATGGATCGCGACGGCACCAAGGCCGGCTACGACATCGCGCTGACCCGCGCGATCGCCGACGCGGTGCGCGCGCCGGTCATCGCGTCGGGTGGTGTCGGCACGCTCGACCATATGGTCGAAGGCATTCGCGACGGCCATGCCGGTGCGGTGCTGGCGGCGTCGATCTTCCATTTCGGCACCTATACGATCGCCCAAGCCAAGGCGCATATGGCCCTCGCCGGGCTGCCGATGCGACTGGACTCTCCGGTTCAATCCAAACCACAAAGGCTGTAG